From Pseudoalteromonas piratica:
ATGTTGGGCCAAAAGTATAGATTTTTGACATTGCAGAACAGTATGTCTCACCATTTAACTGACCAGATACGGTTAGGAATGCTTCTTTGCCGAAGAAATCTTCGCTGTAATCTACATCACCTTTATCTGTACGCGGAAGGTTTTGCATATCAAGTGTAGATACGCGGAACATTTCGCCCGCACCTTCACAGTCACTTGCTGTGATAATAGGTGTCGAGATCCACACATAGCCACGCTCGTGATAAAAGCGGTGGATTGCTTGAGATAAACAGTTACGTACACGCGTTACCGCACCGATAATGTTAGTGCGAGGGCGTAAATGTGCGTGTTCACGAAGGTATTCGATACTGTGACGTTTTGCAGCCATTGGGTAAGTGTCTGGGTTTTCTACCCAGCCCATTACTTCTACAGTTTCAGCTTGAATTTCAAATGACTGGCCTTGGCCTTGTGATTCTACCAGAGTACCAACAACTGTTACTGAACAACCCGCTGTAAGTTTAGTCACTTCTTCATAATTATTGAGTGAATTCGGTACCACAGCTTGAATAGGATCGAAACAACTACCGTCATGCACGGCTAAGAAAGAGATTCCTGCTTTTGAATCGCGACGTGTACGGATCCAACCTTTAATAGTAACGGTTGCACCTACTTCTACACGACCTTTCAAAAGATCTGTGATAGCTATATGGCTCATTTTCACTCCAATGATTAAAATGCCTAAATAAAATTCTTTTTGTTCTGACTTAGCATGCGCTAAGAAAGTTTGTTATCTTACCTGTGAAAGAAAAATAAAAAAACAGCAAATTGAGCGTTAATTGGTAATAAGCTAACAAAATAGCAAATTTTCATTCACGAATAGTAATATGAGTACACAAAGGCAGAAAAACAAGCGTATTCGACAATTGTTAATTCATGCATTGTCTATTACTGCTTGGTTCTTTTTTATACTCGCATTAATTATTTTTCATTATGCGCGCCCTGAACTTGAGTATGGTGTAATTCGTTATTTTGGTATGGAGTACCGTGATCATTGGCTTGTTACGCCCCGCAACCTGCTGATTCTTTTTTTAATGTTAACTGGTATTATGTCGAGTATTTCGCTAATTGTTCGTGGGCAATATGACAGTCGCTCTGAGAATGGAGTAGGCGTAAACCAGATTAGTTTACTGATTGTTTGCATTATTTGTTTATTGGTTATTGTATTTAAATGAAACAAGTATTTATTTTAAGAGGGCTACCGGGCTCTGGTAAAAGCCATTATGCACAGAATTTGTGTGATGAAATGGTAAATGGTGATGAAGCGCAATATGTTGTGTGCTCTACCGACGATTATTTTATGACTGATGGTGAATACCGTTTTGATAAATCAAAGCTAAGTGAATATCACAATCTGAATCTTGCTCGTTTTATTAGAGCGCTCAGCCAACACATTCCATTAGTAATTTTAGATAATACCAATATTAGAAAATGGGAATTTGTCGCCTACGCTGAAGCTGCGCATGCCCTCGGCTATCAAGTAAAAGAAGTGGTCGTCGGTGAAATAAAAGACAAAGCGATGCAGCATTTATACTACCAGCGTAATATTCATAAAGTTCCGCTTAAAACAATTAACAAAATGGCTTACCAATTTGAATGGTAAGCCATTATTGGTGCTATCACAGCATTGTTTTGATGGCATCAATGATTTGA
This genomic window contains:
- a CDS encoding ATP-binding protein, with product MKQVFILRGLPGSGKSHYAQNLCDEMVNGDEAQYVVCSTDDYFMTDGEYRFDKSKLSEYHNLNLARFIRALSQHIPLVILDNTNIRKWEFVAYAEAAHALGYQVKEVVVGEIKDKAMQHLYYQRNIHKVPLKTINKMAYQFEW